In Phycisphaerae bacterium, a genomic segment contains:
- a CDS encoding acyl-CoA dehydrogenase family protein, producing the protein MDFKLSEEISALREVVRKFAAERLRPNSRAWDRDQTLPDELIFELGELGLLGILTPEEYGGAGLPYLANAVVMEEIARQDGGVALLLAAHNGLCLSHLNMAASPGQMQKYLPKLVTGEWIGAWGLTEPCSGSDAAALETRAERDGEGWRLTGHKMFITNGARAQVFVIMARTDPSKGAKGISAFIVERGRPGFTVGPKEDKLGIRASDTVPLDLDGVYCGPEDLVGEINMGYIDALRVLERGRVGIGALSLGLARGSLEESIAYANARIAFGKPIAAQQAIQFMLADMATELEAARLLVWDAAQTLDRGEDARQKASIAKLFASEMATRAGLKAIQIHGGYGYTKDMPVERYMRDAKLCEIGEGSSEIQRIVIARQLLEQK; encoded by the coding sequence ATGGATTTTAAGCTATCCGAGGAGATTTCCGCCCTCCGCGAGGTGGTACGCAAGTTCGCCGCCGAACGGTTGCGGCCGAACTCACGCGCTTGGGATCGCGACCAGACGCTGCCGGACGAATTGATCTTCGAGCTAGGTGAGCTGGGCCTGCTCGGCATCCTGACGCCGGAGGAATACGGCGGTGCGGGCCTACCCTACCTGGCGAACGCGGTGGTGATGGAGGAGATCGCGCGGCAGGATGGCGGCGTGGCGCTGCTGCTGGCGGCGCACAATGGCCTGTGCCTGTCGCATCTGAACATGGCGGCGAGTCCGGGACAGATGCAGAAATACTTGCCCAAGCTCGTCACGGGCGAGTGGATCGGGGCGTGGGGACTGACCGAGCCGTGCAGCGGTTCGGACGCCGCCGCGCTGGAAACGCGCGCCGAGCGGGACGGCGAGGGCTGGCGGCTGACCGGGCACAAGATGTTCATCACGAACGGCGCGCGGGCACAGGTCTTCGTCATCATGGCCCGCACGGACCCGAGCAAGGGTGCAAAGGGTATCTCGGCATTCATCGTCGAGCGTGGTCGGCCGGGGTTCACCGTCGGTCCCAAGGAGGACAAGCTGGGGATTCGCGCGAGCGACACGGTGCCGCTCGACCTGGACGGCGTGTATTGCGGCCCCGAGGACCTCGTCGGCGAGATAAACATGGGCTACATCGACGCCCTGCGCGTGCTGGAGCGCGGCCGCGTGGGCATCGGGGCGTTGTCGCTGGGCCTGGCGCGCGGGTCGCTCGAAGAGTCGATCGCCTACGCCAACGCGCGGATCGCCTTTGGCAAGCCGATCGCGGCGCAGCAGGCGATCCAGTTCATGTTGGCGGACATGGCGACGGAGCTGGAGGCGGCCCGGCTGCTGGTGTGGGACGCGGCGCAAACGCTGGACCGCGGCGAGGACGCGCGCCAGAAAGCGTCGATCGCCAAGCTGTTCGCAAGCGAGATGGCGACGCGGGCCGGTTTGAAGGCGATCCAGATCCACGGCGGGTACGGCTACACGAAGGACATGCCGGTGGAGCGCTACATGCGCGACGCGAAGCTGTGCGAGATCGGCGAGGGCAGCAGCGAGATCCAGCGCATCGTGATTGCCCGGCAGTTGTTGGAGCAGAAGTAA
- a CDS encoding acyl-CoA dehydrogenase: protein MDFRFDDDQRQLRDALRDFCDNEIAPKAAKRDEEGRFEEGLIEQLGRMGLFGMYVPAEYGGTGLDCVSYAMAVEELSRACGATGILVSAHHSLCVDPILNFGTEAQKQKYLPKLSTGEWIGCFSLTEPGSGSDAGAARCMATETADGWVINGTKNFVTNGGEASVVVLFAVTDADNPKHRMSAFIVDKRTPGCTVGKLEKKLGIKASSTAELIFEDCHLPKDALLGERGKGFNIALATLDGGRIGVAAQAVGISQAALDCSVQYANTRVQFNQPIGKFQAIQWKLADMATGIAAARLLMYRAAALKQAKEPYSAEAAMAKLFASEMSSRVTGMAIQVYGGYGYCADYPAERLLRDARITELYEGTSEVQRLVIARKLIQEPAWVTRG, encoded by the coding sequence GTGGACTTCCGATTCGACGACGATCAGCGGCAGCTACGCGACGCACTGCGCGACTTCTGCGACAACGAGATCGCTCCCAAGGCCGCCAAACGCGACGAGGAGGGGCGGTTCGAGGAGGGGCTCATCGAGCAGCTTGGCCGGATGGGACTGTTCGGGATGTACGTGCCCGCGGAGTACGGCGGTACGGGCCTGGACTGCGTCTCGTACGCGATGGCGGTCGAGGAGTTGTCGCGGGCTTGCGGCGCCACGGGCATCCTGGTGTCGGCGCACCACTCGCTGTGCGTGGATCCCATTTTGAATTTCGGCACCGAGGCGCAGAAGCAGAAGTACCTGCCGAAACTCTCCACCGGCGAGTGGATCGGCTGTTTCTCGCTTACCGAGCCCGGCAGCGGCAGTGACGCCGGTGCGGCCCGCTGCATGGCGACCGAGACGGCGGACGGGTGGGTGATCAACGGCACCAAGAACTTCGTCACGAACGGCGGCGAGGCCAGTGTCGTCGTGCTCTTCGCGGTGACGGATGCGGACAACCCGAAGCATCGGATGTCCGCGTTCATCGTGGACAAGCGCACGCCGGGCTGCACGGTGGGGAAGCTGGAGAAGAAGCTGGGGATCAAGGCGAGCAGCACGGCCGAGTTGATCTTCGAGGACTGCCATTTACCCAAGGACGCGCTGCTGGGCGAGCGCGGCAAGGGGTTCAACATTGCCCTGGCGACGCTTGACGGCGGGCGCATCGGCGTGGCGGCGCAAGCGGTGGGCATTTCGCAGGCCGCGCTCGATTGCAGCGTGCAGTACGCCAACACGCGCGTGCAGTTCAACCAGCCGATCGGCAAGTTCCAGGCCATCCAGTGGAAGTTGGCGGATATGGCGACGGGGATTGCGGCGGCGCGGCTGCTCATGTATCGGGCGGCGGCGCTGAAGCAGGCGAAGGAGCCGTACTCGGCCGAGGCCGCGATGGCCAAGCTGTTCGCCAGCGAGATGTCGAGCCGCGTGACCGGCATGGCGATCCAGGTCTACGGCGGCTATGGCTATTGTGCGGACTATCCGGCGGAGCGCTTGTTGCGCGACGCCCGCATCACCGAGCTCTACGAGGGCACCAGCGAAGTGCAGCGGCTGGTGATTGCCCGCAAGCTGATTCAGGAACCCGCCTGGGTAACGAGAGGGTGA
- a CDS encoding acetyl-CoA C-acyltransferase, giving the protein MADKHAYLMAGKRSPVGKYLGMLSKLSAVEIGAQVGKAVLAEARAELAAFNEVFVGQVLQAGCGQNPARQVALGAGLPDTISCCTVNKVCGSGLQAVMFADQVIRAGDADLILAGGIESMSQAPYLVRTLRAGSKFGHTELVDEMLYDGLTNVYTNELMGELAEYTADKAGITRQQQDEWAVRSQQRAAQATQEGRFKAEIVPITVPKTKEPFAADETFRADTTLASLAGLKPAFKKDGTVTAGNASQLSDGAALVVVASEKGLGKCGAKPLARVVATATAGGPPRELFFTPPKAAQMVCQKAGWNVRDVEMWELNEAFASQTLAGLKALEIDTERVNVNGGAIALGHPIGASGARVLVTLLHVMKERGAKRGVTAVCLGGGNAVAMAVETV; this is encoded by the coding sequence ATGGCAGACAAGCACGCATACCTGATGGCCGGCAAACGCAGTCCCGTTGGCAAATACCTTGGCATGCTCTCCAAGCTCAGCGCCGTGGAGATCGGTGCACAGGTGGGCAAGGCCGTATTGGCGGAGGCGCGTGCGGAGCTCGCGGCGTTCAACGAGGTCTTCGTCGGGCAGGTGCTGCAGGCGGGGTGCGGGCAGAACCCCGCACGACAGGTCGCGCTGGGCGCGGGGCTGCCGGACACGATCTCATGCTGCACGGTCAACAAGGTGTGCGGCAGCGGGCTGCAGGCCGTGATGTTCGCCGACCAGGTGATTCGCGCCGGCGATGCCGATCTGATCCTTGCCGGCGGGATCGAGTCGATGAGCCAGGCGCCGTACTTGGTGCGGACGCTGCGGGCCGGGAGCAAGTTCGGCCACACGGAGCTGGTCGACGAGATGCTCTACGACGGCCTGACGAACGTCTACACCAACGAGCTGATGGGTGAGCTGGCCGAGTACACGGCGGACAAGGCGGGCATCACGCGGCAGCAGCAGGACGAGTGGGCGGTGCGCAGTCAGCAGCGCGCGGCGCAAGCGACGCAGGAAGGCAGGTTCAAAGCGGAGATCGTGCCGATCACCGTGCCGAAGACGAAAGAGCCGTTCGCGGCGGACGAGACCTTCCGCGCGGACACGACGCTGGCGTCGCTCGCGGGGCTGAAGCCGGCGTTCAAGAAGGACGGTACGGTCACGGCCGGCAACGCGTCGCAGCTTTCCGACGGCGCGGCGCTGGTCGTCGTCGCGAGCGAGAAGGGGCTGGGCAAGTGCGGGGCCAAGCCGCTGGCCCGGGTCGTGGCGACGGCGACCGCGGGCGGCCCGCCGCGCGAGCTGTTCTTCACGCCGCCGAAGGCCGCGCAGATGGTCTGCCAAAAGGCCGGCTGGAACGTGCGCGACGTCGAGATGTGGGAGCTGAACGAGGCGTTCGCGTCGCAGACGCTGGCCGGGCTGAAGGCCCTGGAGATCGATACCGAGCGGGTGAACGTGAACGGCGGGGCGATTGCCCTGGGACACCCGATCGGCGCGAGCGGGGCCCGCGTGCTGGTCACGCTGCTGCACGTGATGAAGGAGCGGGGGGCCAAGCGGGGCGTGACCGCGGTGTGCCTGGGCGGCGGGAATGCGGTGGCGATGGCCGTCGAGACCGTGTAA
- a CDS encoding 3-hydroxybutyryl-CoA dehydrogenase (converts (S)-3-hydroxybutanoyl-CoA to 3-acetoacetyl-CoA) translates to MNIRTNIKTVGVIGTGTMGAGIAQTFAQAGRTVLMHDSIPGAVERALGTIKKSLDKLVEKQKLAADVAQAARAGLRPAALSDMAGVDLIVEAVFEDVGVKRDLYTELAKSVAPEVIFASNTSSISISQLGAVSGRPEQFIGMHFFNPVPMMKLVEVVVGLRTAEPVVAAISALAKELGKTPLRVKDHPGFVSNRVLMPLINEAIACFADGVADAATIDEVMKLGCAHTMGPLATADLIGLDVCLNIMEVLHRDLGEDRYRPTPLLRTMVRAGVLGRKSGKGFFDYGQ, encoded by the coding sequence ATGAACATTCGGACGAATATCAAGACCGTGGGCGTCATCGGGACCGGCACGATGGGCGCGGGCATCGCCCAGACGTTTGCCCAGGCCGGGCGGACGGTGCTCATGCACGATAGCATCCCAGGCGCGGTGGAGCGCGCGTTGGGCACGATCAAGAAGTCGCTTGACAAGCTGGTTGAGAAGCAGAAGCTCGCGGCCGACGTCGCACAGGCGGCCCGCGCCGGGCTGAGGCCGGCCGCCTTGTCGGACATGGCCGGCGTCGATCTGATCGTCGAGGCCGTGTTCGAGGACGTCGGGGTCAAGCGCGACCTGTACACCGAGCTGGCCAAGAGCGTGGCCCCGGAGGTGATCTTCGCCAGCAACACGAGCAGCATCTCGATCAGCCAGCTCGGCGCGGTCAGCGGGCGGCCGGAGCAGTTCATCGGCATGCACTTTTTCAACCCGGTGCCCATGATGAAGCTCGTGGAGGTCGTCGTCGGGCTGCGCACCGCGGAGCCGGTGGTGGCCGCAATCAGCGCGCTGGCCAAGGAGCTCGGCAAGACGCCGTTGCGGGTCAAGGACCATCCGGGCTTTGTCAGCAACCGCGTGCTGATGCCGCTGATCAACGAGGCGATCGCGTGTTTCGCGGACGGGGTGGCGGATGCGGCGACGATCGACGAGGTGATGAAGCTGGGCTGCGCCCACACGATGGGGCCGCTGGCGACGGCGGACCTGATCGGGCTGGACGTGTGCCTGAACATCATGGAGGTGCTGCACCGGGACCTGGGCGAGGACCGCTACCGGCCGACGCCCCTGCTGCGCACAATGGTGCGGGCGGGCGTGCTGGGGCGCAAGTCAGGAAAAGGATTCTTCGACTATGGCCAATGA
- a CDS encoding enoyl-CoA hydratase/isomerase family protein, with protein MANEKSQTEVQLTKEGAVATIRFVPAAGVNIFSSRVIGTLGTVVEKVSADPHVRFVVFRGDGRVFLAGADISEMLTFTEDQGRAFAKNGHNVFNAIEALPQITIAALNGHAMGGGCELAMACDFRVMVKEGKIGQPETRLGLIPGWGGTQRITRYVGLGWARRLLFSGEAISADEALRIGLVDEVVPSAEELDAALARWFKLLAPGSPAAITRVKRALLQRDEIQEFGKCFCCSDAKEGMTAFHEKRKPGWAT; from the coding sequence ATGGCCAATGAGAAATCACAGACCGAAGTCCAGCTTACCAAAGAGGGCGCGGTCGCGACGATTCGGTTCGTGCCGGCGGCGGGCGTGAACATCTTCTCGTCGCGCGTGATCGGCACGCTGGGGACGGTGGTGGAGAAGGTATCGGCCGATCCGCACGTGCGCTTCGTGGTGTTCCGCGGCGACGGGCGCGTGTTCCTGGCCGGCGCGGACATCAGCGAGATGCTGACCTTCACCGAGGACCAGGGGCGGGCATTCGCGAAGAACGGCCACAACGTATTCAACGCGATCGAGGCGTTGCCGCAGATCACGATCGCGGCGCTCAACGGGCACGCGATGGGTGGCGGCTGCGAGCTGGCGATGGCCTGCGACTTCCGCGTGATGGTGAAGGAAGGCAAGATTGGCCAGCCGGAGACGCGCCTGGGCCTGATCCCGGGCTGGGGCGGCACGCAGCGCATCACGCGTTACGTCGGGCTGGGCTGGGCCCGGCGGCTGCTGTTCTCCGGCGAAGCCATCTCCGCGGACGAAGCGCTGCGGATCGGGCTCGTGGACGAGGTGGTGCCGTCGGCCGAGGAGCTGGACGCGGCGCTGGCGCGCTGGTTCAAGCTGCTCGCGCCGGGTTCGCCGGCCGCGATCACGCGCGTGAAGCGGGCACTGCTGCAGCGCGACGAGATCCAGGAATTCGGCAAGTGCTTCTGCTGCTCGGACGCGAAGGAAGGCATGACGGCGTTCCACGAGAAGCGCAAGCCAGGCTGGGCGACATAG
- a CDS encoding tetratricopeptide repeat protein, whose protein sequence is MKRKDRKQAKAGESRPAAQGVPWPARVSLLALGAGFALVLLVVIFYLPATRCGYIWDDDTYVRDNPVLRSVSGLGKIWFDLTASPQYYPLVYSSYWLEFRLWGAAPRGYHVVNILLHAGVAVLLWRVLRYVRVPGAWAAAALFALHPVHVESVTWITERKNVLSGVLYLGAALAYLHYALPGEGRVARGRGRWLYALALVLFIGALLSKTVTCTLPAVLVLVLWWRRGRLRWRDWLALAPFFVLGIAAGLLTRWVEKYYTGAAGAEWTFSFVERCLIAGRALWFYAGKLLWPHPLIFIYPRWAIDAGAWVQYVFPIAAVAVLVALWLLRGRFGRGPLVGALCFAGTLFPALGFFDVYFMRYSFVADHWQYLASAALLAVWAGAGATLAARYGVRGRTLAGGVLAVLLALLGGLTWVQSWVYTDLQGLWRDTLRKNPDAWMAHNNLGSVLQRSGRLDEARAAYTRALELNPHFAQAHANLGALARLTGQLDEARQHYEEALRIDPQYPTAHYNLGNLYKDQGRYAEAQEAYRRALVAAPADAQAHVNLGWVLMTLNDNDAAAEHFRAALRIQPQLAPAHLNLGIIQENRGDAAAALASYTAAVRSDPNMAQAHYRRGVALLRQNQLEAAGAALRTALRLQPNYLEAQAALKSVELQQGQRPQ, encoded by the coding sequence ATGAAACGCAAGGACCGCAAGCAGGCGAAAGCCGGCGAGTCGCGACCCGCGGCACAAGGTGTCCCATGGCCGGCCCGGGTGTCGCTGCTGGCGCTCGGTGCGGGTTTCGCGCTCGTGCTCCTCGTCGTCATCTTCTACCTGCCGGCTACACGATGCGGCTACATCTGGGACGATGACACCTATGTCCGTGACAACCCGGTGCTGCGCTCGGTGAGCGGGCTGGGGAAGATCTGGTTCGACCTGACCGCGTCGCCGCAGTACTACCCGCTGGTGTATTCCAGCTATTGGCTGGAGTTCCGGCTGTGGGGGGCCGCGCCGCGCGGGTATCACGTTGTCAATATCCTGCTGCACGCCGGCGTCGCGGTCCTGCTGTGGCGCGTGCTGCGGTACGTCCGGGTGCCCGGGGCGTGGGCGGCGGCGGCGCTGTTCGCGCTGCACCCGGTGCATGTCGAGTCCGTCACGTGGATCACGGAGCGGAAGAACGTGCTGTCCGGCGTGCTGTATCTTGGCGCGGCGCTGGCGTACCTGCATTACGCGCTGCCGGGCGAAGGTCGCGTGGCGCGTGGGCGCGGCAGGTGGCTGTACGCGCTGGCGCTGGTCTTGTTCATCGGTGCGCTACTGAGCAAGACGGTGACGTGCACGCTACCGGCAGTGCTTGTCCTGGTGCTGTGGTGGCGTCGCGGCCGTCTGCGGTGGCGCGATTGGCTGGCGCTGGCACCGTTCTTCGTGCTCGGGATCGCGGCGGGGCTGCTGACGCGCTGGGTCGAGAAGTACTACACCGGGGCGGCCGGCGCGGAGTGGACGTTCAGCTTCGTGGAGCGCTGCCTGATCGCGGGCCGGGCGTTATGGTTTTACGCCGGGAAGCTGCTCTGGCCGCACCCGCTGATCTTCATCTATCCGCGCTGGGCGATCGACGCCGGTGCGTGGGTGCAGTACGTGTTTCCGATTGCCGCGGTGGCGGTGCTGGTCGCGCTGTGGCTGCTGCGGGGACGTTTCGGGCGCGGGCCGCTGGTGGGGGCGCTGTGCTTCGCGGGGACGCTCTTCCCGGCGTTGGGTTTCTTCGACGTCTACTTCATGCGGTATTCGTTCGTCGCCGATCATTGGCAGTACCTGGCCAGCGCAGCGCTGCTGGCGGTGTGGGCTGGAGCGGGCGCGACGCTGGCGGCGCGCTATGGCGTGCGCGGCCGCACGCTTGCCGGCGGCGTGCTGGCGGTCTTGCTGGCGCTGCTGGGCGGGCTGACGTGGGTGCAGAGCTGGGTGTACACCGACTTGCAGGGGCTGTGGCGCGACACGTTGCGCAAGAACCCGGACGCATGGATGGCCCACAACAACCTCGGCTCCGTGCTGCAGCGCAGCGGCCGGCTGGACGAGGCACGGGCGGCGTACACGCGGGCGCTGGAACTCAACCCGCACTTTGCGCAGGCGCACGCGAACCTGGGTGCGCTCGCGCGCCTGACAGGGCAGCTTGACGAGGCACGCCAGCACTACGAGGAGGCCCTGCGGATCGATCCGCAGTACCCGACGGCGCATTACAACCTCGGTAATCTCTACAAGGACCAGGGCCGCTACGCCGAAGCCCAGGAGGCCTATCGGCGGGCGCTGGTGGCCGCGCCGGCGGACGCGCAGGCGCACGTCAATCTCGGCTGGGTGCTGATGACGCTCAACGATAACGATGCGGCCGCGGAGCACTTTCGGGCGGCGCTGCGCATCCAGCCGCAGCTCGCGCCGGCCCATCTGAATTTGGGCATCATCCAGGAGAACCGCGGCGACGCGGCGGCGGCGCTGGCCAGTTACACGGCCGCGGTGCGCAGTGATCCCAACATGGCGCAGGCGCACTACCGGCGGGGCGTCGCGCTGCTGCGACAGAACCAGCTTGAGGCGGCGGGAGCGGCTTTGCGCACAGCCCTGCGCCTGCAGCCTAATTACCTCGAAGCGCAGGCGGCGTTGAAGTCGGTGGAGCTGCAACAAGGGCAGCGGCCGCAGTGA
- a CDS encoding bifunctional transcriptional activator/DNA repair protein Ada, giving the protein MQRAYLHSDASYDGVFFLAVRTTGIFCRPSCPARKPLPANVEYYATPADALRAGYRACRRCRPLDTDGRPPAWVRGLLTHIEQSPESPLRDTDLRTRAINPARARRYFQEHYGMTFQAYQRAARLGVALHQIRDGVDLTGVAFDHGYESNSGFRDAFERVFGKTPGRSRAANCIVTDLAESPLGPLLICATPAALCLLEFTDRRAFQTQLKALRERFGCAVVPGRNALVEQLRSELAEYFAGRRRAFSVPLDYPGTPFQRAVWSQLLKIPYGETISYEELARRVGRPGAQRAVGLANGRNRIGIVIPCHRVVNKSGQLGGYGGGLWRKRFLLDLERRVMTAARPPTTPVLTAR; this is encoded by the coding sequence ATGCAGCGCGCGTACCTGCACAGCGACGCCTCCTACGACGGCGTCTTCTTCCTCGCGGTACGCACCACCGGCATCTTCTGCCGGCCATCGTGCCCCGCGCGGAAACCCTTACCCGCCAACGTCGAATACTACGCGACACCGGCCGACGCCCTCCGCGCCGGCTACCGCGCCTGCCGCCGCTGCCGGCCGCTCGACACCGACGGACGCCCGCCCGCGTGGGTCCGCGGCCTGCTCACCCATATAGAGCAATCACCTGAGTCACCGCTGCGCGACACCGACCTGCGGACGCGTGCGATCAACCCGGCCCGCGCCCGCCGCTACTTCCAGGAGCACTACGGCATGACCTTCCAAGCCTACCAGCGCGCCGCCCGGCTCGGCGTCGCGCTGCACCAGATTCGCGACGGCGTTGATCTCACCGGCGTCGCGTTCGACCATGGCTACGAGTCCAACAGCGGCTTCCGCGACGCCTTCGAGCGTGTCTTTGGCAAAACCCCGGGCCGCAGCCGCGCTGCGAACTGCATCGTGACCGACCTCGCCGAAAGCCCGCTCGGCCCCCTGCTCATCTGCGCCACGCCCGCCGCGCTCTGCCTGCTCGAATTCACCGATCGCCGCGCGTTTCAGACCCAGCTCAAAGCCCTCCGCGAACGCTTCGGCTGCGCGGTGGTGCCCGGGCGCAACGCGCTCGTCGAGCAACTGCGCAGCGAACTGGCCGAGTACTTTGCCGGCCGGCGCCGCGCGTTCTCAGTGCCGCTCGATTATCCCGGCACGCCGTTCCAGCGCGCCGTCTGGTCACAACTCCTGAAGATCCCCTACGGCGAGACGATCTCCTACGAGGAGCTCGCCCGCCGCGTCGGTCGGCCCGGTGCCCAGCGCGCCGTCGGTCTCGCCAACGGCCGCAATCGCATCGGCATCGTCATCCCCTGCCACCGGGTGGTGAACAAGAGCGGCCAGCTCGGCGGCTACGGCGGCGGCCTGTGGCGCAAGCGATTCCTGCTCGATCTCGAGCGCCGCGTCATGACTGCTGCCCGCCCGCCGACCACGCCCGTTTTGACGGCCCGCTGA
- a CDS encoding DUF695 domain-containing protein, with product MSSNWMPYLSHVGNQPATIVVDLGVEEADISRLPYLVRVRVAVREWGDTGLPSREDSDEVNALDDSLNAALTSDERYVGRVTTHDAYFLHIYTCRPEQCEAIVREVAGGFKGRSVETRVVNDEGWSVYFKQLYPGRVELQAFQDDAVLRTLQEHGDSLSKLRPVDHWFYLPNTAARAKLAERLCKSGFSVLSQPDSDSPSTPFGLHVVREESVQPERIKPVTAWLLQLAEEHGGEYDGWETSIEK from the coding sequence ATGTCATCCAACTGGATGCCGTATCTGTCGCACGTTGGCAACCAGCCCGCCACGATCGTCGTGGATCTCGGCGTGGAGGAGGCAGACATCAGCCGCTTGCCCTATCTGGTTCGCGTGCGTGTCGCCGTTCGAGAATGGGGCGACACAGGTCTTCCTTCCCGCGAAGACAGCGATGAAGTGAACGCACTCGACGATAGTCTCAATGCCGCCTTGACCTCGGACGAACGCTACGTGGGCCGAGTCACGACGCACGACGCATACTTCCTGCACATCTACACGTGCCGACCGGAGCAATGTGAGGCCATTGTGCGTGAAGTCGCAGGCGGTTTCAAAGGCCGATCCGTCGAAACACGTGTCGTAAACGACGAAGGCTGGAGCGTGTACTTCAAGCAGCTTTATCCGGGCCGCGTTGAACTGCAGGCGTTCCAGGACGACGCGGTCCTGCGTACACTTCAGGAGCACGGTGACAGCCTCTCCAAGCTGCGGCCAGTAGATCACTGGTTCTATCTCCCAAACACAGCCGCGCGCGCGAAGCTCGCCGAGCGTCTGTGCAAGTCGGGCTTCAGCGTGCTGAGTCAGCCGGATTCGGACTCGCCGAGCACGCCGTTCGGGCTGCACGTTGTGCGCGAGGAATCCGTGCAGCCCGAGCGGATCAAGCCAGTCACAGCCTGGCTGTTGCAGCTCGCCGAGGAGCACGGCGGAGAGTACGACGGCTGGGAGACGTCGATCGAGAAATGA
- a CDS encoding DUF4405 domain-containing protein translates to MRRQVLNFVIDAAALLVMLAMVATGFLLKWILPPGSRGGQGLQLWGLTRHDWGDVHFWLAIALLVLALVHVALHWAWVCALVARWLGRLTPGSPPITDAKLWLFGIGFLLACALLVAGFLWAARAQTEAGTGNEERGRGGYRGGRGAAVMVVPQRQDRR, encoded by the coding sequence ATGCGACGTCAGGTACTGAACTTCGTGATCGACGCCGCCGCACTGCTCGTGATGCTGGCGATGGTCGCGACCGGTTTTCTGCTGAAGTGGATACTCCCGCCGGGCAGTCGTGGCGGCCAGGGCCTGCAACTCTGGGGCCTGACGCGCCACGACTGGGGCGACGTTCACTTCTGGCTGGCCATCGCGCTGCTGGTGCTGGCCCTGGTGCACGTGGCCCTGCACTGGGCCTGGGTCTGTGCGCTCGTGGCCCGCTGGCTGGGTCGGCTGACCCCGGGCAGTCCACCGATCACCGACGCCAAGTTGTGGCTGTTCGGGATCGGGTTCCTGCTGGCGTGCGCCCTGCTCGTCGCTGGGTTCCTGTGGGCGGCCCGCGCACAGACCGAAGCCGGTACGGGCAACGAAGAGCGTGGCCGCGGAGGTTACCGCGGCGGGCGTGGCGCGGCGGTCATGGTCGTGCCGCAGCGGCAGGACCGGCGTTGA
- a CDS encoding site-2 protease family protein, with amino-acid sequence MKWSWTIARLAGIDVKIHATFLLIVVLGAMQWSHWGLPGMAFGALLMLALFACVTLHEFGHGLVAQRFGIPVREIVLLPIGGVAALARNPSKPRHELLIAAAGPAANVVLAAVLTLALGLHVAWRELSPEHLLKAFGAGPSLATALIWLLNANIFLVLFNLIPAFPMDGGRILRGLLGLVTDWGRATRIAAVTGQVIAIGMFLLAIFGGQVMLGIIAAFIFLAAGSTYAEEQARSVLSTWRVGDAYNKHALTLTEHDNLGRVVDYLLTSYQPDFAVLRGRELVGVVLREKVLEALRTLPVHATVDRLMLRDVPRVPASMPLHAVMEQMREAQSRVAAVYHGSHFAGLVSADDLAEAQLVLTFVRQGARDEVGEIASDGQLLQRLNAGPAAAARP; translated from the coding sequence ATGAAGTGGAGTTGGACTATCGCGCGGCTGGCGGGGATCGACGTGAAGATTCACGCCACGTTCCTGCTGATCGTGGTGCTCGGCGCCATGCAGTGGAGCCATTGGGGCCTGCCCGGCATGGCGTTTGGCGCCTTGCTCATGCTGGCGCTGTTTGCCTGTGTCACGCTGCACGAGTTCGGCCATGGCCTGGTCGCGCAGCGCTTCGGCATCCCGGTGCGCGAGATCGTGCTGCTGCCGATCGGCGGCGTGGCGGCGCTCGCGCGCAACCCCTCCAAGCCACGGCACGAGCTGCTGATCGCCGCGGCCGGACCGGCGGCGAACGTCGTGCTGGCGGCGGTCCTGACGCTGGCACTGGGTCTGCACGTCGCCTGGCGGGAGCTGTCCCCCGAACACCTGCTGAAGGCATTCGGGGCCGGCCCGTCGCTGGCGACCGCGCTGATCTGGCTGCTGAACGCCAACATCTTCCTGGTGCTGTTCAACCTGATCCCGGCCTTTCCGATGGACGGCGGGCGGATTCTGCGCGGTCTGCTCGGACTGGTGACCGACTGGGGCCGCGCCACCCGGATCGCCGCGGTCACGGGCCAGGTCATTGCGATCGGCATGTTCCTGCTGGCGATCTTCGGCGGGCAGGTCATGCTCGGGATCATCGCGGCGTTCATCTTCCTGGCCGCCGGCTCAACCTATGCTGAGGAGCAGGCCCGCTCCGTGCTCTCGACCTGGCGCGTGGGCGACGCGTACAACAAGCACGCGCTCACGCTGACGGAGCATGACAACCTCGGCCGCGTCGTGGACTACCTGCTGACGAGCTACCAGCCGGACTTCGCGGTGCTGCGCGGACGTGAGCTGGTAGGTGTCGTGCTCCGCGAGAAAGTGCTCGAAGCGTTGCGCACCCTCCCGGTGCACGCGACGGTCGACCGGCTGATGTTGCGGGATGTGCCGCGTGTGCCAGCCAGCATGCCGCTGCACGCGGTAATGGAGCAGATGCGCGAGGCGCAGAGTCGGGTGGCGGCCGTGTATCACGGCTCACACTTCGCGGGACTCGTCAGCGCGGATGACCTGGCGGAGGCTCAGCTCGTGCTGACCTTCGTGCGGCAAGGCGCGCGTGACGAGGTGGGCGAGATCGCGTCCGACGGGCAACTGCTACAACGGCTCAACGCCGGTCCTGCCGCTGCGGCACGACCATGA